In Paralichthys olivaceus isolate ysfri-2021 chromosome 13, ASM2471397v2, whole genome shotgun sequence, the following are encoded in one genomic region:
- the LOC109633147 gene encoding RIIa domain-containing protein 1: protein MAGKGGSTKLELGVLSPEQQERLRQFKIKTRMDNEMYLRSHPEVEVLVGDFLRNVLLQRPADIREFAADHFTNPNLHAAVSSKMEGNSARE, encoded by the exons ATGGCTGGAAAAGGAGGTTCGACCAAACTGGAGCTCGGAGTTTTGAGTCCTGAGCAGCAGGAGAGGCTGCGACAGTTCAAG ATCAAGACGAGAATGGACAATGAGATGTACTTGAGGTCGCACCCAGAGGTGGAGGTGTTGGTGGGAGACTTCCTCAG AAATGTGCTTCTTCAGAGACCTGCTGACATCCGTGAGTTTGCTGCAG ATCACTTCACCAACCCAAACCTTCATGCTGCTGTCAGCTCCAAAATGGAGGGAAACAGCGCCAGGGAGTGA